Proteins encoded together in one Alteribacter keqinensis window:
- the fapR gene encoding transcription factor FapR: MKLSKKQRQPKLKQQIEENPFTTDEALAEAFGVSVQTVRLDRLEMNIPEVRERIKDVAKQQYDTVKALQLEEVIGEVVDLELDKHAISILDIREEHVFSRTRIARGHHLFAQANSLATAIIDDELALTVTADVSFKRQVKSGERVVAKASVTLINLDRTTVMVNSFVDREVVFTGEFTMFRQEHAEEKEG, translated from the coding sequence ATGAAACTCTCAAAAAAGCAGCGCCAGCCGAAGCTGAAGCAGCAGATCGAAGAAAATCCGTTTACAACTGATGAAGCACTCGCAGAGGCTTTTGGGGTGAGTGTTCAGACGGTCCGGCTGGACCGTCTTGAAATGAATATCCCGGAAGTACGTGAGAGAATTAAAGATGTGGCCAAACAACAGTACGATACTGTCAAAGCCCTCCAGCTCGAAGAAGTAATCGGGGAAGTTGTCGACCTGGAGCTTGATAAACATGCCATTTCCATATTGGATATTAGAGAAGAACATGTTTTTTCCCGCACACGGATTGCCCGCGGGCATCATCTTTTTGCCCAGGCCAATTCACTGGCAACAGCTATTATCGATGATGAACTTGCCCTTACTGTCACTGCCGATGTCTCCTTTAAACGTCAGGTGAAAAGCGGAGAACGGGTCGTTGCCAAAGCCTCAGTAACATTAATTAATCTAGACAGAACGACCGTTATGGTAAACAGTTTTGTAGACCGGGAAGTGGTCTTCACAGGGGAGTTCACAATGTTCAGACAAGAACATGCAGAGGAGAAAGAAGGGTGA
- the recG gene encoding ATP-dependent DNA helicase RecG, whose amino-acid sequence MSLYLPVTEIKGVGEHSQEQLSSLGIHTVKDLLEYYPFRHEDYAVRPLAEVQHEERVTIRGQVQSEPAVRFYGKKKSRLTVRVLVDGLLIQAIFFNQHYLKNKFVIGHEVVITGKWDQHRASLSPAVMTTKKQTNEEGLEPVYSLKGDMKMASLRKFIHEAMTSYGDLIEEKLPEQLVNTYRLMDREEAIRHLHFPKSQDSLSQAKRRMTYEELLLFQLKMQTYRKQEREQQKGDKKHLPVKNVEAFVQRLPFPLTGAQNRVKQEILNDLKSEFRMNRLLQGDVGSGKTVIAAIALYAVVRAGYQGALMVPTEILAEQHMASLSELLKPEGITVRLLSGSAKAKERREVIEGLKTGEVNILVGTHALIQEGVDFKDLGLVITDEQHRFGVNQRRVLREKGLHPDVLFMTATPIPRTLAISAFGDMDVSVIDEMPKGRKPIETYWAKPSMFDRVLSFMEKEIHKGRQAYVICPLIEESEKLDVQNAIDVHAMLGSGLSDWKVGLMHGRLSQEEKEDAMNAFSRNETQVLVSTTVVEVGVNVPNATVMVIYDAERFGLSQLHQLRGRVGRGSEQSYCILLADPKSDNGKERMKIMTETNDGFELSEKDLELRGPGDFFGHKQSGLPEFKVADLVHDYRVLEVARQDAAKLVNSEAFWHSKDYVQLRTWLLEEGVLDLDRLD is encoded by the coding sequence ATGAGTCTGTACCTTCCCGTAACAGAAATTAAAGGTGTAGGAGAGCACTCCCAAGAGCAGCTCTCCTCTCTTGGTATACATACAGTCAAAGACCTGCTGGAATATTATCCTTTCCGGCATGAGGATTATGCCGTACGCCCTCTTGCAGAAGTCCAGCACGAGGAGCGGGTGACCATCCGCGGACAGGTACAAAGTGAACCTGCTGTCCGCTTTTACGGTAAGAAAAAATCCAGATTAACCGTTCGCGTCCTCGTGGACGGTCTTCTTATTCAAGCAATCTTCTTTAACCAGCATTATTTAAAAAATAAATTTGTGATAGGACACGAAGTTGTCATAACAGGTAAGTGGGACCAGCACCGGGCCAGTCTTTCCCCGGCAGTGATGACGACGAAAAAACAAACGAATGAAGAAGGTCTCGAGCCGGTTTATTCCCTGAAGGGGGATATGAAAATGGCTTCTCTCCGTAAATTTATTCATGAAGCCATGACGAGTTATGGTGATCTCATTGAAGAGAAACTTCCGGAGCAGCTCGTAAATACCTACCGCCTCATGGATCGCGAGGAAGCGATCCGTCACCTTCATTTTCCCAAGTCGCAGGATTCGTTGAGCCAGGCGAAGCGGAGGATGACATATGAAGAACTGCTTCTTTTTCAGCTGAAAATGCAGACGTACAGAAAGCAGGAGCGGGAGCAGCAAAAAGGTGACAAAAAGCATCTGCCCGTTAAAAATGTTGAGGCGTTTGTTCAAAGGCTGCCATTCCCGCTGACAGGGGCACAGAACCGGGTGAAACAGGAAATCCTCAATGATCTTAAGTCGGAATTCAGGATGAACAGACTTCTGCAGGGGGATGTTGGATCGGGTAAAACCGTTATTGCCGCTATTGCTTTATATGCTGTCGTAAGAGCAGGCTATCAGGGAGCCCTTATGGTTCCAACTGAAATTCTTGCCGAGCAGCATATGGCATCACTGTCAGAGCTTTTAAAACCGGAAGGCATTACCGTCCGGCTTTTATCAGGGAGTGCGAAAGCAAAAGAGCGGAGAGAAGTGATTGAAGGCTTAAAAACAGGAGAAGTAAATATTCTTGTAGGAACCCATGCCCTTATACAGGAAGGGGTGGACTTTAAAGACCTCGGCCTTGTTATTACAGACGAACAGCACCGTTTTGGAGTTAACCAGCGAAGAGTATTAAGAGAAAAAGGGCTTCACCCCGATGTCCTGTTTATGACTGCCACACCAATACCAAGGACTCTTGCCATATCGGCGTTTGGAGATATGGATGTATCGGTCATTGATGAAATGCCAAAAGGCAGGAAGCCCATTGAAACATACTGGGCAAAGCCGTCTATGTTTGACCGTGTTCTTTCATTTATGGAAAAGGAAATTCATAAAGGAAGGCAGGCGTATGTGATCTGCCCTCTAATCGAGGAGTCTGAAAAGCTGGATGTCCAAAACGCCATCGATGTGCATGCCATGCTCGGTTCCGGGCTGTCGGACTGGAAGGTTGGGCTGATGCACGGCAGGTTGTCTCAGGAGGAAAAAGAAGATGCCATGAATGCTTTTTCCAGAAACGAAACGCAGGTTCTGGTGTCCACAACGGTCGTGGAGGTTGGTGTAAATGTTCCGAATGCCACTGTTATGGTTATTTATGATGCGGAACGTTTCGGTCTTTCCCAGCTTCACCAGCTCAGAGGCCGTGTCGGGCGAGGCAGTGAACAATCTTATTGTATCCTTCTTGCCGACCCTAAATCAGATAACGGGAAAGAAAGAATGAAAATCATGACAGAAACAAATGACGGATTTGAGCTTTCCGAAAAAGATCTGGAGCTGAGAGGTCCAGGAGACTTCTTTGGTCATAAACAAAGCGGTCTTCCGGAATTTAAAGTAGCAGACCTGGTACATGATTACCGTGTTCTTGAAGTGGCAAGGCAGGACGCCGCAAAACTGGTGAATTCTGAAGCCTTCTGGCATTCAAAAGACTATGTTCAGCTCAGAACCTGGCTCCTTGAAGAAGGGGTTCTTGATCTTGACCGTCTGGACTGA
- the sdaAA gene encoding L-serine ammonia-lyase, iron-sulfur-dependent, subunit alpha, producing the protein MFQNVEQLIKLTEERNISISEAMILQEMEIHSRSREEIIEQMDRNLTVMEQAVKRGIEEEVKSVSGLTGGAGKKLYEYMQNNDTLAGNLLLDAVAKAMATNEVNAAMGTICATPTAGSAGVVPGALFSVKNKLNPSREEMIRFLFTSGAFGFVVANNASISGAAGGCQAEVGSATGMAAAAVVEMAGGTPKQSAEAMAIALKNMLGLVCDPVAGLVEVPCVKRNAFGASNAIVAADMALAGIESRIPADEVIDAMYKIGQTMPSALRETAEGGLAATPTGRRLQQEIFGSSPR; encoded by the coding sequence ATGTTTCAAAACGTCGAACAGCTGATCAAGCTGACAGAAGAACGTAATATCTCCATTTCCGAAGCCATGATTTTGCAGGAAATGGAGATTCACAGCCGGTCACGAGAAGAAATTATCGAACAGATGGACCGGAACCTGACTGTCATGGAACAGGCAGTTAAAAGAGGGATTGAAGAAGAAGTCAAAAGCGTATCCGGCCTCACTGGCGGTGCCGGTAAAAAGCTTTATGAATATATGCAGAATAACGACACCCTTGCAGGAAACCTTCTCCTTGATGCCGTGGCTAAAGCGATGGCCACAAATGAGGTCAATGCTGCTATGGGAACCATTTGTGCTACGCCGACCGCAGGTTCTGCCGGTGTTGTACCAGGGGCGTTGTTTTCTGTAAAGAACAAGCTGAATCCGAGCCGCGAAGAAATGATCCGCTTTTTATTTACGAGCGGTGCGTTCGGATTCGTAGTTGCCAATAATGCATCTATCTCCGGAGCTGCCGGAGGGTGCCAGGCCGAAGTAGGTTCTGCTACCGGTATGGCTGCAGCTGCAGTTGTGGAAATGGCTGGAGGAACACCGAAGCAGTCCGCAGAGGCAATGGCAATCGCTCTTAAGAATATGCTCGGTCTTGTTTGTGACCCGGTTGCAGGGCTTGTTGAAGTCCCTTGTGTAAAGCGTAATGCCTTCGGGGCATCCAATGCGATTGTAGCTGCAGACATGGCACTGGCAGGGATTGAGAGCAGAATACCGGCTGATGAAGTGATTGATGCCATGTACAAAATCGGTCAGACAATGCCTTCTGCTTTACGAGAAACTGCAGAAGGGGGGCTTGCGGCGACGCCGACCGGAAGACGACTGCAGCAGGAAATCTTCGGTTCGTCTCCGCGCTGA
- the sdaAB gene encoding L-serine ammonia-lyase, iron-sulfur-dependent subunit beta has protein sequence MKFRSVFDIIGPVMVGPSSSHTAGAARIGLVARHLFQTEPEWADIHLYGSFAKTYQGHGTDVALVGGLLGFDTYDSRIPDSLKLAEKKNIKVRFIEEPDEHDHPNTVKIRLGKGQDTMELVGISIGGGKVEVKELNGFKLRLSGNHPAILVVHNDRYGAIASVSAVLAKNEINIGHMEVSRKDKGKEALMVIEVDQNVSDELLTEVGALASVDKVTKIHD, from the coding sequence ATGAAATTTCGCAGTGTCTTTGATATTATCGGTCCGGTTATGGTCGGGCCATCGAGTTCACATACTGCCGGAGCTGCAAGGATCGGACTGGTGGCAAGGCATCTTTTTCAGACAGAACCGGAGTGGGCGGATATCCACCTTTACGGTTCTTTTGCCAAAACGTATCAGGGTCACGGTACCGATGTGGCGCTTGTGGGAGGACTGCTCGGATTCGATACGTACGATTCCAGAATTCCCGACTCATTAAAATTGGCCGAAAAGAAAAACATAAAAGTAAGGTTTATTGAAGAACCTGATGAACACGATCACCCAAACACAGTTAAGATCCGTCTTGGTAAAGGACAGGATACGATGGAGCTTGTAGGGATCTCAATTGGCGGCGGAAAAGTTGAAGTCAAGGAATTAAACGGCTTTAAGCTTCGCCTCAGCGGTAATCATCCGGCGATTCTCGTTGTTCATAACGACCGGTACGGGGCGATTGCATCCGTTTCAGCCGTGCTTGCCAAAAACGAAATCAACATCGGTCATATGGAAGTATCCCGAAAGGATAAAGGAAAAGAAGCACTGATGGTGATTGAAGTAGACCAAAATGTAAGTGACGAGCTTCTTACTGAAGTCGGAGCACTTGCTTCTGTTGATAAAGTAACGAAAATCCATGACTAG
- a CDS encoding DegV family protein: MSIVKVVTDSTADIPKELVEELDITVVPLKVHFGEDMYEDGVDLTPEQFYDKLHQNNLMPSTSQPTPHQFEEVYKKLAQETNGAHILSIHLSSRLSGTYQSAHIASQELEGDIDITVVDSKKASYAIGIMVTEIARLAKEGADKRTCEQRLTELLSDTSVFFMVDTLEYLEKNGRIGKASAVLGSLLKIKPILSLNDEGEVYPFEKARGNKKALARIYKEIETRYGSSSVHVGISHAQAEDEANIIIEEIEKRMTTASSVITSIGPVIGAHVGPGTLSISVTKAE, from the coding sequence GTGAGTATCGTTAAAGTTGTCACAGATTCAACTGCAGATATACCTAAGGAACTTGTTGAAGAGCTGGATATAACTGTCGTGCCGCTTAAAGTTCATTTTGGTGAGGATATGTATGAGGACGGAGTAGATCTGACCCCGGAACAGTTTTATGATAAGCTTCACCAGAATAACCTGATGCCGAGTACGTCACAACCAACCCCGCACCAGTTTGAAGAAGTATACAAAAAACTGGCCCAGGAAACAAATGGAGCTCATATTCTTTCCATACACCTCAGCTCCAGGCTGAGCGGGACATATCAGTCGGCCCATATCGCTTCGCAGGAACTTGAAGGCGACATCGATATTACCGTTGTAGATTCAAAAAAAGCGTCCTATGCCATCGGAATTATGGTTACGGAAATCGCACGCCTTGCTAAGGAAGGTGCTGACAAGCGAACGTGTGAGCAGCGTCTTACGGAGCTTCTGAGTGATACTTCTGTCTTTTTTATGGTCGATACCCTTGAGTATCTTGAAAAGAACGGACGTATCGGTAAAGCATCTGCGGTACTCGGTTCTCTCCTTAAAATAAAGCCGATCCTTTCTTTAAACGACGAAGGGGAAGTGTATCCTTTCGAAAAAGCAAGAGGAAACAAAAAGGCCCTTGCCAGGATTTATAAGGAAATTGAAACCAGATACGGATCAAGCTCTGTTCATGTTGGTATCTCTCATGCACAGGCAGAGGACGAAGCGAACATCATTATCGAGGAGATTGAAAAGCGCATGACTACAGCCTCATCGGTAATCACATCAATCGGACCTGTTATCGGGGCTCACGTCGGTCCCGGCACCCTCTCCATCAGCGTAACCAAAGCAGAATAA
- a CDS encoding DAK2 domain-containing protein yields MTIKNIEGKKFAQMLLEGADNLSSNSKAIDALNVFPVPDGDTGTNMNLTITSGVKEVRQMNDAHAGKVAGAFAKGLLMGARGNSGVILSQLFRGFSKSAEGKETLTAKDLSSAFDYGVEMAYKAVMKPVEGTILTVAKDAARRGVEFAKDSDDVIAVMEEVLKEAKESLKRTPDLLPVLKEVGVVDSGGQGLVTIYEGFLAVLKGEKVSTTVPQTPSMDELVKVEHHQSAQSHMSTEDIEFGYCTEVMVKFETEKTNENAYDEDAFRNKLSEYGDSLLVVSDEDLLKIHIHAEFPGNVISEAQKFGALTHVKIENMREQHTTILENEMKQELGTSVHKEEAEKEKQEYAIITVAMGEGIASLFKGLGATGVIQGGQTMNPSTEDFVKAIEEANAKKIILLPNNSNIIMAAEQANSVVDEEVVVVPSKSVPQGLASLLAFNPTTDLEDNKETMTDAMTDVKTGEVTYAVRDTSLNGVEIKKGDFMGIEGKKIITTGPEVQEVAKELLDTMVDEDSEIITIIHGEDRSEEEAEALVSYLEERYEDVEVEVHNGNQPLYSYIISVE; encoded by the coding sequence GTGACTATCAAGAACATTGAAGGAAAAAAGTTTGCTCAAATGCTCCTCGAAGGAGCAGACAACCTTTCGAGCAACTCTAAGGCAATTGACGCATTAAACGTGTTTCCTGTTCCAGACGGGGATACAGGTACGAACATGAACCTGACGATTACGTCCGGTGTGAAAGAAGTAAGACAAATGAACGACGCTCACGCCGGTAAAGTAGCAGGAGCGTTTGCTAAAGGGCTGCTGATGGGAGCACGGGGCAACTCAGGGGTTATTTTATCCCAGCTGTTCAGAGGCTTCTCCAAGTCAGCAGAAGGGAAAGAAACCCTCACTGCCAAAGATTTGAGCAGTGCTTTTGATTACGGTGTGGAAATGGCTTACAAAGCAGTCATGAAACCTGTGGAAGGAACAATCCTTACTGTAGCCAAGGATGCGGCAAGAAGAGGTGTGGAGTTCGCCAAGGATTCCGATGACGTGATTGCGGTTATGGAAGAAGTACTTAAAGAGGCGAAAGAGTCACTTAAACGGACACCGGACCTTCTGCCTGTTTTAAAAGAAGTAGGCGTAGTCGATTCAGGAGGACAGGGTCTCGTAACCATTTATGAGGGCTTCCTGGCTGTTTTAAAGGGCGAAAAAGTCTCTACTACGGTACCGCAGACACCGTCCATGGACGAGCTGGTTAAGGTTGAACATCATCAGTCTGCCCAGAGTCATATGTCTACAGAAGACATTGAATTCGGCTATTGTACAGAAGTGATGGTTAAGTTTGAAACAGAAAAAACGAATGAAAACGCTTACGACGAAGATGCATTCCGAAACAAACTGAGTGAATACGGAGATTCCCTTCTTGTCGTTTCCGACGAAGACCTCTTGAAAATTCACATCCATGCAGAGTTTCCGGGCAACGTCATTTCAGAAGCACAGAAGTTCGGTGCTCTCACACACGTGAAAATCGAGAATATGCGTGAGCAGCATACAACGATTCTCGAAAATGAAATGAAGCAGGAGCTTGGAACGTCCGTACATAAAGAAGAGGCTGAGAAAGAAAAGCAGGAATATGCCATTATTACAGTTGCCATGGGTGAAGGTATTGCTTCTTTGTTTAAAGGACTCGGCGCTACCGGAGTCATACAGGGCGGCCAGACAATGAACCCGTCTACAGAGGACTTTGTAAAGGCGATTGAAGAGGCAAATGCCAAAAAGATCATCCTTCTGCCAAATAACTCAAACATCATTATGGCTGCTGAACAGGCGAACAGTGTGGTGGATGAAGAAGTTGTTGTGGTACCTTCAAAATCAGTACCGCAGGGCCTTGCATCCCTTCTTGCTTTTAACCCGACAACAGACCTTGAGGATAATAAAGAAACAATGACAGACGCCATGACTGATGTGAAAACCGGAGAAGTAACCTATGCTGTCCGTGATACAAGCCTGAACGGTGTTGAAATTAAAAAAGGCGACTTTATGGGAATTGAAGGGAAGAAGATCATTACGACCGGCCCCGAGGTCCAGGAAGTAGCCAAGGAACTTCTTGACACAATGGTTGACGAAGACAGTGAAATCATAACCATTATTCATGGTGAGGACCGCTCTGAAGAAGAAGCAGAAGCACTCGTGTCCTACCTTGAAGAGCGTTATGAAGATGTGGAAGTGGAAGTTCATAACGGAAACCAGCCGCTGTATTCCTACATCATCAGTGTTGAGTAA
- a CDS encoding Asp23/Gls24 family envelope stress response protein → MTIEMKTNYGKIDVSKEVVAVIAGGAAIDCYGIVGMASQKQLKDGITDLLGKENLSRGVVIREENDEIQIDMYIIVSYGTKISEVAHNVQSKVKYQLEQMLGLVVDSVNIFVQGVRVTNP, encoded by the coding sequence ATGACGATTGAAATGAAAACGAACTATGGAAAAATTGATGTATCGAAAGAAGTTGTTGCCGTGATCGCCGGAGGAGCAGCCATTGACTGTTATGGTATTGTAGGAATGGCTTCACAAAAACAGCTGAAAGACGGCATTACCGACCTTTTGGGTAAAGAGAACTTAAGCCGCGGTGTTGTCATTCGTGAAGAAAACGACGAAATTCAGATTGACATGTATATCATAGTCAGCTACGGTACTAAGATTTCTGAAGTCGCACACAACGTACAATCAAAAGTGAAGTATCAGCTTGAGCAGATGCTCGGACTGGTCGTTGACTCGGTTAACATTTTTGTACAAGGTGTACGAGTGACTAATCCATAG
- the rpmB gene encoding 50S ribosomal protein L28, with protein MARKCVVTGRGPSSGNKRSHALNATKRRWGANVQKVRILVNGKPKRVYVSARALKSGKVQRV; from the coding sequence ATGGCACGAAAATGTGTAGTAACTGGTCGCGGACCTAGCTCCGGTAACAAACGTTCTCACGCATTGAACGCAACAAAGCGCCGCTGGGGTGCTAACGTTCAAAAAGTACGTATCCTCGTTAATGGTAAGCCAAAGCGCGTATATGTATCAGCACGAGCGTTAAAATCAGGTAAAGTTCAGCGCGTATAA
- the spoVM gene encoding stage V sporulation protein SpoVM, giving the protein MKFYTIKLPKFLGGVIRAMLGTFKKG; this is encoded by the coding sequence ATGAAGTTTTATACGATCAAATTGCCCAAGTTTTTAGGCGGTGTCATCCGGGCGATGCTGGGGACGTTCAAGAAGGGGTAA
- a CDS encoding thiamine diphosphokinase: MAAIVIMAGGPAERVPPVDLLRRKHQNAVWIGVDRGVYTLLQNGVTPKAAFGDFDSVTEEERQWIKDKAFPLEVYPEEKDETDLEIALNRALLEQPDHIYIYGATGGRLDHLFANVQLLFKGLKENVPVTLIDRQNRLELKGPGTYELQRREETYFSFIPISSKVEALSMTGFKYELDRHTLIQGTTLCVSNEIIKDTGMVTFEEGFLLFMETWDD; the protein is encoded by the coding sequence ATGGCAGCGATTGTGATTATGGCAGGAGGGCCCGCAGAACGAGTCCCTCCAGTTGACCTTCTCAGAAGAAAGCACCAGAATGCCGTGTGGATCGGCGTGGACAGGGGCGTATATACTCTGCTACAAAACGGTGTGACGCCCAAGGCAGCATTTGGGGATTTTGACTCGGTAACTGAAGAAGAAAGGCAATGGATAAAAGATAAGGCCTTCCCACTTGAAGTCTACCCGGAAGAAAAAGATGAAACCGATCTGGAGATTGCTCTGAACCGGGCGCTTCTTGAACAGCCGGATCACATTTATATTTACGGTGCTACGGGAGGACGCCTGGATCATCTGTTTGCCAACGTACAGCTCCTGTTTAAGGGTCTGAAAGAAAATGTGCCGGTTACCCTGATTGACCGTCAGAACCGTCTTGAGCTGAAAGGGCCGGGTACGTACGAATTGCAAAGGCGTGAGGAAACATATTTTTCGTTTATTCCCATATCCTCAAAAGTGGAAGCTCTCTCCATGACGGGGTTTAAGTATGAGCTTGACAGGCATACTCTGATACAGGGGACGACGCTCTGTGTAAGTAATGAAATTATAAAAGATACAGGAATGGTAACGTTTGAGGAAGGGTTTCTTTTGTTTATGGAGACGTGGGACGATTAA
- the thiT gene encoding energy-coupled thiamine transporter ThiT, which yields MNNRSKVTVMAEVALMGAIGFLLDFLSFGFAWLQGGSISLMMLPIFIMAFRRGLKAGLATGLIVGLLNLSFNPFIVHPAQAILDYPVAFLVAGFAGLFAFSEEAGAGKKMMFIVLGVFFGSLLRFTAHFLSGVIWIDVFAPDTANAYIYSFVYNITYLAPSFVICLLVMLFLVKANKKIVHANA from the coding sequence ATGAATAATCGTTCAAAAGTAACTGTAATGGCGGAAGTAGCATTGATGGGGGCAATCGGATTTCTGCTGGATTTCCTGAGCTTTGGTTTTGCCTGGCTTCAAGGAGGATCCATTTCACTGATGATGCTGCCTATATTTATTATGGCTTTTCGAAGAGGATTAAAAGCAGGACTTGCTACAGGACTTATCGTAGGTTTGCTTAACTTGTCATTCAACCCCTTCATCGTCCACCCCGCCCAGGCGATTCTTGATTATCCAGTAGCTTTTCTTGTGGCCGGCTTTGCAGGTCTGTTTGCGTTCTCTGAGGAGGCTGGTGCAGGAAAAAAAATGATGTTCATTGTGCTTGGGGTATTTTTTGGTTCGCTTCTCCGGTTTACTGCCCATTTTCTATCCGGAGTGATCTGGATCGATGTGTTTGCCCCTGATACAGCGAATGCGTATATATATTCATTTGTGTATAACATTACGTACCTCGCACCGTCATTTGTCATTTGTCTTCTGGTCATGCTGTTTCTGGTTAAGGCAAACAAAAAAATTGTTCATGCAAATGCATAA
- the rpe gene encoding ribulose-phosphate 3-epimerase, with the protein MTKIAPSILSADFSKLGEEIKDVERGGADYIHVDVMDGHFVPNITIGPLIVDAIRPVTDLPLDVHLMIENPDQYIPQFAKAGADIISVHAEACPHLHRTVQLIKNQGVKAGVVINPATPVEAVQHVIDDVDLILLMTVNPGFGGQSFIKSVIPKIRQVKEMCDRAGRTDMDIEIDGGVNPETARLCVDAGANVLVAGSAVYNQEDRAQAIEQIRG; encoded by the coding sequence ATGACTAAAATTGCACCATCGATATTATCTGCAGATTTTTCGAAACTTGGTGAAGAGATTAAAGATGTAGAAAGAGGAGGCGCCGACTACATCCACGTAGATGTGATGGACGGTCATTTTGTTCCGAACATTACGATCGGTCCTCTTATTGTAGACGCGATCCGCCCGGTGACAGACCTTCCCCTGGATGTTCACCTTATGATCGAAAATCCGGATCAGTATATTCCCCAGTTTGCCAAGGCAGGGGCGGATATTATTTCTGTCCACGCAGAAGCGTGCCCGCACCTTCACAGAACGGTTCAGCTGATAAAGAATCAGGGGGTAAAAGCAGGTGTCGTCATCAATCCTGCCACACCTGTTGAGGCGGTTCAGCATGTGATCGATGATGTGGACCTTATCCTTCTCATGACGGTAAATCCTGGCTTTGGCGGTCAGTCATTTATTAAAAGCGTGATTCCGAAAATCCGTCAGGTAAAGGAAATGTGTGACCGTGCAGGCCGGACGGATATGGATATTGAAATTGACGGAGGAGTCAACCCTGAAACGGCCCGACTTTGTGTAGATGCAGGAGCAAATGTGCTCGTGGCAGGTTCGGCGGTCTACAACCAGGAAGACCGCGCACAGGCCATTGAACAAATCCGTGGTTAA
- the rsgA gene encoding ribosome small subunit-dependent GTPase A translates to MAEGRIVKALSGFYYVENEDGIFQCRGRGNFRKRKITPLVGDRVAFEAANKTDGYVLDVYERENQLVRPPIANVEQAVLVFSTQEPDFSPLLLDKFLVHVEANEIEPVICLSKIDLLNEQKEEAMNEAEALYQSLGYTVISTSIFVDETIKMLRPYLSGRVSVFAGQSGVGKSSLLNALKPELNLATNQISKSLGRGKHTTRHVELIPVDGGYVADTPGFSSLDFEGMDVEGLTYCFPEMRKRMNDCKFRGCTHINEPKCAVKEAVEAGTVAKGRYNHYLQFAEEIKNQKRRY, encoded by the coding sequence ATGGCAGAAGGACGAATTGTAAAAGCGCTCAGTGGCTTTTATTATGTAGAAAATGAAGATGGCATCTTTCAGTGCCGGGGGCGGGGTAATTTCCGTAAAAGAAAAATCACGCCCCTTGTAGGAGACCGTGTGGCTTTCGAAGCAGCAAATAAGACGGATGGCTATGTGCTTGATGTTTATGAGCGGGAGAACCAGCTTGTACGTCCCCCTATCGCAAATGTTGAACAGGCTGTGCTTGTTTTTTCAACCCAGGAACCGGATTTCAGCCCTCTTCTACTGGACAAATTTCTTGTACATGTTGAAGCGAATGAAATTGAGCCTGTTATCTGCTTATCAAAGATTGATCTTTTGAATGAGCAAAAAGAAGAAGCGATGAATGAGGCGGAAGCCCTTTATCAGAGTCTTGGATACACCGTAATCAGTACATCGATCTTTGTTGATGAAACGATTAAAATGCTGAGACCCTACTTAAGTGGTCGTGTATCTGTATTTGCAGGCCAGTCAGGTGTGGGGAAGAGTTCTTTATTAAACGCGCTGAAGCCGGAACTCAACCTTGCAACCAACCAGATCTCAAAAAGTCTCGGCAGGGGAAAGCATACGACACGCCACGTGGAGCTGATCCCGGTGGATGGCGGTTATGTTGCTGACACACCAGGCTTTAGTTCCCTTGATTTTGAAGGGATGGATGTAGAAGGGCTGACGTATTGTTTCCCGGAGATGCGTAAGCGTATGAACGACTGTAAATTCAGGGGATGCACGCACATTAATGAACCAAAATGTGCGGTGAAAGAGGCAGTTGAAGCAGGTACCGTTGCAAAAGGCAGGTATAATCATTACCTTCAATTCGCAGAAGAAATAAAAAATCAAAAACGGAGGTACTAA